Proteins encoded in a region of the Primulina huaijiensis isolate GDHJ02 unplaced genomic scaffold, ASM1229523v2 scaffold4153, whole genome shotgun sequence genome:
- the LOC140969396 gene encoding E3 ubiquitin-protein ligase RGLG2-like, translating to MGNKCSSPTNRGSWRQSSSSASTSWQHEHPQASHSQYARNYPAQHPYPEGHVTPNHHYAPAQGQGNPSQLHPPKKKFERRYSRIADNYNSLEEVTGALAHAGLESSNLIVGIDFTKSNEWTGKRSYHGRSLHHIGSDSNPYEQAISIIGKTLAAFDDDNLIPCFGFGDASTHDQDVFSFYPEERPCSGFEEVLTRYREIIPNSKLSGPTSFTPIIEMAMTIVEQSGGQYHVLLIIADGQVTRSVDTVGGQLSPQEQRTVQAIAQASKLPLSIILVGVGDGPWDMMKEFDDNIPVRDFDNFQFVNFTEIMSKNVHQSRKETEFALAALMEIPSQYKATMELNLLGARRGNMPRRIALPPPVYGSAFGSNSKPSRATSFQHGSSSYYNQTHVSGSEAPSASSSTYETQICPICLSNSKDMAFGCGHQTCCECGTDLQLCPICRSSIQTRIKLY from the exons atGGGAAATAAATGCTCAAGTCCTACGAATAGGGGAAGTTGGAGGCAATCTTCGTCTAGTGCCTCAACTTCATGGCAGCATGAGCATCCACAAGCGTCGCATTCACAATATGCTCGCAATTACCCTGCACAGCATCCTTATCCAGAAGGGCATGTGACACCGAATCATCACTATGCCCCGGCTCAAGGTCAGGGCAATCCATCTCAATTGCATCCACCAAAGAAGAAGTTCGAGAGGAGGTATTCAAGGATCGCCGATAACTATAATTCGTTAGAGGAG GTGACTGGAGCTCTTGCACATGCAGGCCTCGAGTCTTCCAACCTAATTGTTGGAATCGATTTTACTAAGAGCAACGAGTGGACAG GTAAGAGGTCGTATCATGGTCGAAGCTTGCATCATATTGGAAGTGATTCGAATCCCTATGAACAAGCAATATCCATCATCGGAAAAACCTTGGCTGCTTTTGACGATGATAACTTGATTCCCTGTTTCGGATTCGGAGATG CATCAACTCATGATCAAGATGTATTCAGTTTCTACCCGGAAGAGAGACCTTGCAGTGGATTTGAGGAAGTTTTAACCCGGTATAGAGAGATTATTCCTAACTCGAAACTCTCAG GTCCAACATCATTCACACCCATTATTGAAATGGCCATGACTATTGTAGAGCAAAGTGGAGgccaatatcatgttttactgATTATTGCGGATGGACAG GTTACTAGAAGTGTTGATACAGTAGGTGGTCAATTAAGTCCTCAGGAGCAGAGAACTGTTCAGGCAATTGCTCAAGCGAG CAAATTGCCTTTGTCTATCATTTTGGTTGGAGTTGGAGACGGACCTTGGGACATGATGAAGGAATTCGATGACAACATCCCTGTTCGGGATTTTGATAATTTCCAG TTTGTCAATTTTACGGAAATTATGTCAAAAAACGTGCACCAATCTCGAAAAGAGACGGAGTTTGCTCTTGCAGCATTGATGGAAATTCCATCTCAGTATAAAGCGACTATGGAGCTCAACTTGTTGGG TGCACGGAGAGGAAATATGCCTCGTAGAATTGCTCTTCCACCTCCTGTCTACGGTTCAGCCTTTGGTAGCAATTCAAAACCCTCTCGTGCCACCAGTTTTCAACATGGCTCAAGTTCCTATTACAACCAGACTCATGTTTCTGGCAGTGAAGCTCCTTCCGCATCAAGCTCCACGTACGAAACCCAG ATTTGTCCTATTTGCCTAAGTAACTCAAAAGATATGGCTTTTGGTTGTGGACATCAG ACGTGTTGCGAGTGTGGAACGGACCTTCAGCTGTGCCCTATTTGTCGAAGTTCAATCCAGACGAGAATAAAGCTCTACTGA
- the LOC140969427 gene encoding pentatricopeptide repeat-containing protein At4g35850, mitochondrial, with amino-acid sequence MQILRILSGNRRAVIRAIGRRNFCAPSEEYLKRNYAANEAEYNTVIGSLVSQRRHYLLRDVYDDMMLDGVKPERDTFHSLIVGTMKGARLQDAFFFRDEMKFMGLVPDVFLYNYLISTCGKCKNPDQAIRLLDEMKRSELKPTGQTYICLLHACAAGGQLDKVYAIVRDMTASGLGLNQFCYAGIINAYKNRKPLTDDTGSKIIELVEQSKGWSSVDQTKLSAQNVMMGISEEELYGLPTSEYVHRRGGFIFRELTVYHVAFHACADLMDVEATDRLLAILEKDGKTPDVFILLQVMRCYLHAGHIDRGVKVFEDYKNAKKPPIIELYVTLAEGAMVGYTPRGMQIAQDTLVAMNSRNYFLNTKMANDLLLLAAGEKTGGYTTANLLWDMAQALKINLSLPAVEAYYFGLKERQIPEDDPRLLNVSKTLDSLRFRTGGGAGR; translated from the exons ATGCAGATTCTGCGAATACTCTCAG GAAATCGTCGAGCAGTAATTCGAGCCATAGGCCGTAGAAATTTCTGTGCTCCTTCGGAAgagtatttaaaaagaaattatgCTGCCAATGAGGCGGAATATAACACAGTCATTGGCTCTCTCGTTTCTCAGCGAAG GCATTATTTGTTGAGGGATGTGTACGATGACATGATGCTTGATGGGGTGAAGCCAGAGAGGGATACATTTCACTCACTTATAGTCGGGACTATGAAAGGGGCTCGCTTGCAAGATGCATTCTTTTTCCGTGATGAAATGAAGTTCATGGGTTTGGTTCCAGAT GTTTTTTTGTACAACTACTTGATCTCGACGTGCGGAAAGTGCAAGAATCCGGATCAGGCTATTCGG CTCCTAGATGAAATGAAGAGATCTGAATTAAAACCTACAGGGCAAACTTACATATGTTTGCTTCATGCTTGTGCGGCTGGTGGTCAATTAGATAAAGT ATATGCAATTGTTAGAGACATGACAGCTTCTGGTCTCGGCTTGAACCAATTTTGCTATGCTGGAATAATAAATGCATACAAGAACAGGAAACCTTTGACTGATGATACAGGCTCCAaa ATTATCGAGCTTGTTGAGCAGTCCAAAGGATGGTCCTCAGTTGATCAAACAAAACTAAGTGCCCAAAATGTAATGATGGGTATATCTGAAGAAGAATTGTACGGTCTCCCTACATCTGAATATGTTCATCGCCGCGGTGGATTCATTTTCAGGGAGTTGACTGTATACCATGTTGCATTCCATGCTTGTGCTGATCTTATGGATGTTGAG GCCACAGATAGACTCTTGGCGATCCTTGAAAAAGATGGAAAAACCCCAGATGTATTCATTTTGCTGCAAGTTATGAG GTGCTATCTTCATGCTGGCCACATAGACCGGGGTGTGAAAGTATTTGAAGACTACAAGAACGCAAAAAAACCACCCATAATTGAACTTTACGTG ACACTTGCAGAAGGGGCAATGGTCGGTTATACTCCAAGGGGCATGCAGATTGCGCAAGACACATTG GTTGCCATGAACTCTAGGAATTACTTCTTGAATACTAAAATGGCAAATGATCTCCTCCTCCTTGCTGCCGGTGAAAAG ACCGGTGGGTATACGACTGCAAACTTACTATGGGATATGGCTCAAGCGCTCAAAATCAACCTCTCACTTCCCGCTGTTGAAGCTTATTACTTTGGTTTGAAA GAACGACAGATACCCGAGGATGATCCACGACTGCTGAATGTTTCCAAAACGCTGGACAGTTTACGATTTAGAACTGGAGGTGGCGCGGGACGATAG
- the LOC140969431 gene encoding pre-rRNA-processing protein ESF2-like, with translation MTVEEPVVAGTSCQTEDDKSSNILIKKEKLKNKRKKSLMREAEKADKRGVCYLSRIPPHMDPLKLRQILSEYGEIQRIYLSPEDPAAQVRRKKYGGFRGQEFSEGWVEFTEKGVAKRIAKMLNGEQIGGRKMSSFYYDIWNIKYLSKFKWDDLTEEIAIKNATREQKLALELSAAKRERDFYLSKVDQANTLSKIEERLKKKHKVQMIPKVKRNFPQKKPVVTETGETKEFRDILAGVFGGS, from the exons ATGACAGTAGAAGAACCAGTGGTAGCCGGAACAAGTTGTCAAACTGAGGATGACAAAAGCTCGAATATATTGATTAAGAAGGAAAAACTGAAAAACAAAAGGAAGAAGAGCTTGATGAGGGAAGCTGAAAAAGCTGACAAGCGAGGAGTTTGCTATTTAAGTAGAATACCTCCTCATATGGACCCTTTGAAGCTTCGCCAGATTCTTTCTGAGTATGGAGAAATTCAAAGAATATATCTTTCGCCTGAAG ATCCTGCTGCACAAGTCCGTCGTAAAAAGTATGGTGGATTCCGAGGACAAGAATTCTCAGAAGG GTGGGTTGAGTTCACTGAGAAAGGCGTTGCGAAGAGAATAGCAAAGATGTTAAATGGCGAACAAATTG GTGGCAGGAAAATGTCATCCTTCTATTATGACATTTGGAATATCAAATACTTGAGCAAATTCAAGTGGGATGATCTTACCGAAGAGATAG CAATCAAGAATGCGACTCGAGAGCAGAAACTAGCATTGGAACTCTCCGCTGCTAAACGAGAGCGGGACTTTTACCTATCAAAAGTCGACCAGGCTAATACCTTAAGTAAAATTGAAGAACGACTAAAAAAG AAACATAAAGTCCAAATGATACCTAAAGTGAAACGCAACTTCCCTCAGAAAAAACCAGTTGTTACTGAAACTGGAGAGACCAAGGAGTTTAGGGATATCCTAGCAGGA GTTTTTGGTGGTTCTTAA
- the LOC140969430 gene encoding uncharacterized protein isoform X3, with amino-acid sequence MGGMTSSMAAKFAFFPPNPPSYKVMNDEGTGLLLLSPFPHRENVEVMRLPTRRGTEIVAVYVRYPMASSTLLYSHGNAADLGQMYELFIELSIHLRVNLIGYDYSGYGQSSGKPSEQNTYGDIDAVFKCLEENYGTKQEDIILYGQSVGSGPTLELATRLSRLRAVVLHSPILSGVRVMYPVKRTYWFDIYKNIDKIPLINCPVLIIHMRLLIFHMVSSSGNCVRRNMNPYGLKEEITVI; translated from the exons ATGGGCGGGATGACGTCATCGATGGCAGCGAAGTTCGCTTTCTTTCCGCCTAATCCCCCGTCCTACAAGGTAATGAACGATGAAGGGACGGGTCTGCTGCTGTTGAGCCCGTTTCCGCACAGGGAAAACGTGGAGGTTATGAGGCTGCCTACGCGGCGTGGTACAGAGATCGTGGCCGTTTACGTGAGGTATCCCATGGCTAGTTCTACACTTCTCTATTCTCATGGCAATGCCGCTGATCTGGGGCAGATGTATGAACTTTTTATCGAGCTCAGTATTCACTTGCGTGTCAATTTGATCGG GTATGACTACTCTGGGTATGGCCAGTCATCTGGGAAG CCCAGTGAGCAGAATACTTATGGGGATATTGACGCAGTGTTTAAGTGTCTTGAGGAGAACTATGGAACTAAACAGGAAGATATTATTCTCTATGGTCAATCTGTTGGAAGCGGACCGACTTTGGAACTTGCAACTCGgttgtctaggttaagagctgTTGTGTTGCATAGTCCTATACTCTCAGGAGTGAGAGTCATGTATCCTGTTAAGCGCACTTACTGGTTTGACATCTACAAA AACATTGATAAAATCCCTCTCATTAATTGTCCCGTACTTATTATCCAT ATGAGGTTGTTGATTTTTCACATGGTAAGCAGCTCTGGGAACTGTGTAAGGAGAAATATGAACCCTTATGGGTTGAAGGAGGAAATCACTGTGATTTAG
- the LOC140969430 gene encoding uncharacterized protein isoform X2: MGGMTSSMAAKFAFFPPNPPSYKVMNDEGTGLLLLSPFPHRENVEVMRLPTRRGTEIVAVYVRYDYSGYGQSSGKPSEQNTYGDIDAVFKCLEENYGTKQEDIILYGQSVGSGPTLELATRLSRLRAVVLHSPILSGVRVMYPVKRTYWFDIYKNIDKIPLINCPVLIIHGTADEVVDFSHGKQLWELCKEKYEPLWVEGGNHCDLELYPEYIRHLKKFVATVERSTPHRISTRKSTDLIEPSRKSTDLFDAPRKSTDRREKPRHSTDKPERLKIHSNNCDKLDKLRAFEKLERSRRSVDCIEKARKSVDLQVERARKSVDTLDRIRTG, encoded by the exons ATGGGCGGGATGACGTCATCGATGGCAGCGAAGTTCGCTTTCTTTCCGCCTAATCCCCCGTCCTACAAGGTAATGAACGATGAAGGGACGGGTCTGCTGCTGTTGAGCCCGTTTCCGCACAGGGAAAACGTGGAGGTTATGAGGCTGCCTACGCGGCGTGGTACAGAGATCGTGGCCGTTTACGTGAG GTATGACTACTCTGGGTATGGCCAGTCATCTGGGAAG CCCAGTGAGCAGAATACTTATGGGGATATTGACGCAGTGTTTAAGTGTCTTGAGGAGAACTATGGAACTAAACAGGAAGATATTATTCTCTATGGTCAATCTGTTGGAAGCGGACCGACTTTGGAACTTGCAACTCGgttgtctaggttaagagctgTTGTGTTGCATAGTCCTATACTCTCAGGAGTGAGAGTCATGTATCCTGTTAAGCGCACTTACTGGTTTGACATCTACAAA AACATTGATAAAATCCCTCTCATTAATTGTCCCGTACTTATTATCCAT GGAACCGCTGATGAGGTTGTTGATTTTTCACATGGTAAGCAGCTCTGGGAACTGTGTAAGGAGAAATATGAACCCTTATGGGTTGAAGGAGGAAATCACTGTGATTTAGAACTCTACCCAGAGTACATCAGACATTTGAAGAAGTTTGTGGCAACTGTGGAGAGGTCAACTCCACACAGAATCAGTACTAGGAAAAGCACAGACCTGATTGAGCCATCTAGAAAGAGTACAGATTTATTTGATGCTCCAAGAAAGAGCACTGACAGGAGAGAAAAGCCCAGACACAGTACAGACAAACCCGAGAGATTGAAAATTCATTCAAACAATTGTGACAAGCTGGATAAATTAAGGGCATTCGAAAAGTTGGAAAGGTCGCGCAGAAGCGTTGACTGCATTGAGAAGGCACGGAAAAGTGTCGACCTTCAAGTGGAAAGAGCTCGGAAAAGTGTAGACACGTTGGATAGAATACGCACTGGGTAA
- the LOC140969430 gene encoding uncharacterized protein isoform X1, which yields MGGMTSSMAAKFAFFPPNPPSYKVMNDEGTGLLLLSPFPHRENVEVMRLPTRRGTEIVAVYVRYPMASSTLLYSHGNAADLGQMYELFIELSIHLRVNLIGYDYSGYGQSSGKPSEQNTYGDIDAVFKCLEENYGTKQEDIILYGQSVGSGPTLELATRLSRLRAVVLHSPILSGVRVMYPVKRTYWFDIYKNIDKIPLINCPVLIIHGTADEVVDFSHGKQLWELCKEKYEPLWVEGGNHCDLELYPEYIRHLKKFVATVERSTPHRISTRKSTDLIEPSRKSTDLFDAPRKSTDRREKPRHSTDKPERLKIHSNNCDKLDKLRAFEKLERSRRSVDCIEKARKSVDLQVERARKSVDTLDRIRTG from the exons ATGGGCGGGATGACGTCATCGATGGCAGCGAAGTTCGCTTTCTTTCCGCCTAATCCCCCGTCCTACAAGGTAATGAACGATGAAGGGACGGGTCTGCTGCTGTTGAGCCCGTTTCCGCACAGGGAAAACGTGGAGGTTATGAGGCTGCCTACGCGGCGTGGTACAGAGATCGTGGCCGTTTACGTGAGGTATCCCATGGCTAGTTCTACACTTCTCTATTCTCATGGCAATGCCGCTGATCTGGGGCAGATGTATGAACTTTTTATCGAGCTCAGTATTCACTTGCGTGTCAATTTGATCGG GTATGACTACTCTGGGTATGGCCAGTCATCTGGGAAG CCCAGTGAGCAGAATACTTATGGGGATATTGACGCAGTGTTTAAGTGTCTTGAGGAGAACTATGGAACTAAACAGGAAGATATTATTCTCTATGGTCAATCTGTTGGAAGCGGACCGACTTTGGAACTTGCAACTCGgttgtctaggttaagagctgTTGTGTTGCATAGTCCTATACTCTCAGGAGTGAGAGTCATGTATCCTGTTAAGCGCACTTACTGGTTTGACATCTACAAA AACATTGATAAAATCCCTCTCATTAATTGTCCCGTACTTATTATCCAT GGAACCGCTGATGAGGTTGTTGATTTTTCACATGGTAAGCAGCTCTGGGAACTGTGTAAGGAGAAATATGAACCCTTATGGGTTGAAGGAGGAAATCACTGTGATTTAGAACTCTACCCAGAGTACATCAGACATTTGAAGAAGTTTGTGGCAACTGTGGAGAGGTCAACTCCACACAGAATCAGTACTAGGAAAAGCACAGACCTGATTGAGCCATCTAGAAAGAGTACAGATTTATTTGATGCTCCAAGAAAGAGCACTGACAGGAGAGAAAAGCCCAGACACAGTACAGACAAACCCGAGAGATTGAAAATTCATTCAAACAATTGTGACAAGCTGGATAAATTAAGGGCATTCGAAAAGTTGGAAAGGTCGCGCAGAAGCGTTGACTGCATTGAGAAGGCACGGAAAAGTGTCGACCTTCAAGTGGAAAGAGCTCGGAAAAGTGTAGACACGTTGGATAGAATACGCACTGGGTAA